The Austwickia sp. genome includes a region encoding these proteins:
- a CDS encoding Ni/Fe hydrogenase subunit alpha codes for MTATEQLDTLETASGDPGDLRRVVLEPVSRVEGHGKVTILLDDAGHVHQVRLHIVEFRGFERFVEGRPYWEMPVLVSRLCGICPVSHHLAASKALDVVVGATLSPTAEKIRRLMHYGQQLQSHALHFFHLSSPDLLFGFDSEVSRRNIVGVAAAYPEVARQGILLRKYGQEVIRHTAGKRIHGTGSVPGGVNRSLTPAQREELRADIDQMIAWSRDAVRLVQQLHEQNPDLYASFGHFRSNTMGFVADDGALDLYHGGLRAKDPDGNVIFDHVDYATYERVLTEEVKPWSYMKFPYITELGPDDGWYRVGPLARVMNCDYIPTPLADAERVTMLGAINGAPLNYHWARMVEMLFSAEMIRELLDDFDITGEDLVNLGERRSEGVGVIEAPRGTLFHHYRVGDDDLITMANLIVSTTNNNQAMNTAVREVARQYLDGTEITEGLLNHIEVAIRAFDPCLSCATHALGAMPLEVTLVAPDGTVLDRRVKE; via the coding sequence CTCGAACCCGTCTCGCGGGTGGAGGGGCACGGGAAGGTGACGATCCTGCTCGACGACGCCGGGCACGTCCACCAGGTGCGGCTGCACATCGTCGAGTTCCGCGGGTTCGAACGGTTCGTGGAGGGGCGGCCCTACTGGGAGATGCCGGTGCTGGTCAGCAGGCTGTGCGGGATCTGCCCGGTGTCGCACCACCTCGCCGCGAGCAAGGCCCTCGACGTGGTCGTCGGCGCCACGCTGAGCCCGACCGCCGAGAAGATCCGCCGGCTGATGCACTACGGCCAGCAGCTGCAGTCCCACGCGCTGCACTTCTTCCACCTGTCCAGCCCGGACCTGCTGTTCGGGTTCGACTCGGAGGTGTCCCGGCGCAACATCGTCGGGGTGGCGGCGGCGTACCCGGAGGTGGCCCGGCAGGGGATCCTGCTGCGCAAGTACGGCCAGGAGGTCATCCGGCACACCGCGGGCAAGCGCATCCACGGGACCGGGTCCGTGCCCGGCGGGGTGAACCGGTCGCTGACGCCGGCGCAGCGCGAGGAGCTGCGCGCGGACATCGACCAGATGATCGCGTGGAGCCGCGACGCCGTACGGCTCGTCCAGCAGCTCCACGAGCAGAACCCCGACCTCTACGCCAGCTTTGGCCACTTCCGCTCCAACACCATGGGATTCGTCGCCGACGACGGGGCGCTCGACCTCTATCACGGCGGGCTGCGCGCCAAGGACCCCGACGGCAACGTCATCTTCGACCACGTGGACTACGCGACGTACGAGCGGGTGCTCACCGAGGAGGTGAAGCCCTGGTCGTACATGAAGTTCCCGTACATCACCGAGTTGGGGCCGGACGACGGCTGGTACCGGGTCGGCCCGCTCGCCCGCGTCATGAACTGCGACTACATCCCCACGCCGCTGGCCGACGCGGAGCGGGTGACGATGCTCGGGGCCATCAACGGGGCGCCGCTCAACTATCACTGGGCGCGGATGGTGGAGATGCTGTTCTCGGCCGAGATGATCCGCGAACTGCTGGACGACTTCGACATCACCGGCGAGGACCTGGTCAACCTCGGGGAGCGGCGCAGCGAGGGCGTGGGCGTGATCGAGGCGCCGCGCGGCACGCTGTTCCACCACTACCGGGTCGGCGACGACGACCTCATCACGATGGCCAACCTCATCGTCTCCACGACGAACAACAACCAGGCCATGAACACCGCGGTGCGGGAGGTGGCGCGGCAGTACCTCGACGGCACCGAGATCACCGAGGGCCTGCTCAACCACATCGAGGTCGCGATCCGGGCCTTCGACCCGTGTCTGTCCTGCGCCACGCACGCGCTCGGGGCGATGCCGCTGGAGGTCACGCTGGTCGCCCCGGACGGGACGGTCCTGGACCGCCGGGTGAAGGAGTGA
- a CDS encoding hydrogenase maturation protease, giving the protein MLAWGNLSRGDDALGPLFVDRVQRQAASVLEPAQEPYVECVLDFQLQVEYALDLVGRERVLFVDAARAGPEPFSATPLDAAWDPTYTTHELSPAALLHVCRTVLHTPPPPAWLLGIRGYRWELGEDPTPGALANLDAALGWFDRWLADASAPPLPAAVSRIGGGSLS; this is encoded by the coding sequence ATGCTGGCGTGGGGCAACCTCTCGCGGGGCGACGACGCGCTCGGGCCGCTGTTCGTGGACCGCGTCCAGCGGCAGGCGGCGAGCGTGCTGGAGCCCGCGCAGGAGCCGTACGTCGAGTGCGTGCTGGACTTCCAGCTCCAGGTCGAATACGCCCTCGACCTGGTCGGACGCGAGCGGGTGCTGTTCGTTGACGCGGCGCGCGCCGGGCCGGAGCCGTTCTCGGCGACGCCCCTGGACGCGGCGTGGGACCCGACGTACACCACACACGAACTCTCCCCCGCCGCCCTGCTGCACGTCTGCCGCACCGTCCTGCACACGCCACCGCCGCCGGCCTGGCTGTTGGGGATCCGCGGCTACCGCTGGGAGCTGGGCGAGGATCCCACGCCGGGCGCGCTGGCCAACCTCGACGCCGCGCTGGGATGGTTCGATCGCTGGCTCGCCGATGCGTCCGCTCCTCCCCTGCCGGCCGCCGTGTCGCGGATCGGGGGCGGCTCGCTCTCCTGA